The nucleotide sequence TTCTACCTGTACAATGTTAGCCAaaattttcaacaatttatacccACACAAAAGTGAAGTGGTTACCTCtagctttttctttttataaCACTTTAGCTGTAAATTAGATCAAAGCCCAATTAAATTAAGTTAAAGTTCTGATAATTACTTTTGGGATGCAAACTTAGGTACATATATTACCAGCTTGATTTTAGACTATATAACTACAAAAAAAATTCTTATGAAATGAAGAGTAGATATTCTGTTAACTGTACTAGACTTGCTCTTATTACTGCTATAGCTTTGGCAAAGAATAGATAGATCTTTCTTCTTGATGAATTATAACTAGAACTATCCTAACTATTTCTTTTCTTCAGGATGGAGACTCTGTTTCAAGTGGTCGTCCTTATGGTGTAACATTAGAAAGCACTTTGAGCATATCCCGTGGCTTCAGCACAAAATTTCATAATCGTGATATTTCAGCGAGTTTACCAAGGTCAGATGTGGGGTCAGATAATGCAAATATGCAACTAAGAGCAAGTAACGGAGATGGTGTACGGCTTAGTGTTTCAAGTGCCCCTAGTTCTTCCAGTCAAGGTTCTGGACCCGATGATATTGAATCTTTAGGTGATGTTTATGTGTGGGGGGAAGTATGGTCTGATGGAGTTTTGTTAGATGGATCAACAAACTCAATATGTTCAAGAACTGATGTTTTAATTCCAAGATCCTTAGAATCGAATGTAGTTTTAGATGTTCATCAAATTGCATGTGGTGTTAGACATGCTGCACTTGTTACAAGGCAAGGGGAAGTATTTACTTGGGGTGATGAATCTGGTGGGCAACTAGGCCATGGAAATGACAAAGATGTAAGTCGGCCCCGTCTTGTTGAGTCGTTGGTACTATGGAATATGGATTATGTTGCATGTGGTGAGTATCATACTTGTGCTATATCCACTGCCGGTGACTTGTTTACATGGGGAGATGGCACCCATAatactggacttcttggtcatggCAATGATGTCAGCCACTGGATACCAAAAAAAGTTTCTGGCCCTCTAGAAGGACTTCAAGTTCTGTCTATTGCATGTGGTACATGGCATTCGGCACTAACTACTTCCAATGGAAAAGTATATACATTTGGAGACGGAACATTTGGTGTCCTTGGACATGGTGACCGAGAGACTGTAGCATGCCCCAGGGAAGTGGAATCTTTGAGTGGATTAAGGACAATCAAGGTTGCATGCGGAGTGTGGCATACTGCAGCCATCGTAGAGGTAATGGGGCAAACTGGTGTCAATGTCATATCTCGTAAATTATTTACTTGGGGTGATGGTGACAAATATCGTCTAGGTCATGGTGATAAGGAAGCACGTTTGGTCCCTACTTGTGTTCCTTCACTTATTGACTATAACTTTCATCAGCTGGCCTGTGGGCATAACATAACTATTGGCCTCACCACTTCTGGTCATGTTTTCACACTGGGCAGTACGTCTCATGGTCAGCTTGGAAACCCACAATCTGATGGCAGGGTTCCTTGCTTGGTACAAGAAAGACTGGTTGGTGAATTAGTTGAAGAGATTGCTTGTGGAGCTTACCATGTTGCAGTACTAACATCACGCAGTGAAGTATACACATGGGGCAAAGGTTCTAATGGCCGACTGGGACATGGTGATACCGAAGATCGGAAAACACCTACCCTTGTTGAAGCTCTTAAAGATAGGCATGTGAAAAGTATATCATGTGGTTCAAATTTTACAGCTTGCATTTGTATCCATAAATGGATATCTGGTGCTGATCAGTCACTTTGCTCAGGTTGTCGACAAGCATTTGGTTTTACTAGAAAGAGACACAACTGCTATAATTGTGGATTGGTACATTGCCATGCTTGTAGTTCCAAAAAAGTGTTGAAAGCTGCACTGGCACCAACTCCAGGCAAACCACATCGTGTATGTGATTCTTGCTATTCAAAACTTAAAGCTGCTGAAGCTGGTACTTTCTTGATAGGTAATAAGAAGAATGTAATTCCTCGTCGATCCATTGATATCAGGGAAAAGTCAGACCGAGGGGATATAAGACCTTCAAAATTCCTATTATCATCTAATACAGAACCACTCAAATATGTTGAAGCTAAATCAATGAAGACTGAGACTAAATCAGATCCTTTGTCAATACTGAGAGCTCCACAAGTTCCCTCGCTATTGCAGCTGAAAGATCTCTCTTTTACCAGCTCATTGAGTGCTCTTCAAACCGCTTTAAAACCAATTGTA is from Musa acuminata AAA Group cultivar baxijiao chromosome BXJ1-6, Cavendish_Baxijiao_AAA, whole genome shotgun sequence and encodes:
- the LOC103974717 gene encoding PH, RCC1 and FYVE domains-containing protein 1 isoform X2, whose translation is MADPANYGNPDRDIQQALVALKKGTQLIKYNRKGKPKLCPFRISSDETTLVWFSHKKERAIKLASVTRIVPGQRTAVFRRYLRPEKDYLSFSLIYNNGERSLDLICKDQGELEVWITGLKALISTGQHQHSRTDSHSDGVFFSDDGDSVSSGRPYGVTLESTLSISRGFSTKFHNRDISASLPRSDVGSDNANMQLRASNGDGVRLSVSSAPSSSSQGSGPDDIESLGDVYVWGEVWSDGVLLDGSTNSICSRTDVLIPRSLESNVVLDVHQIACGVRHAALVTRQGEVFTWGDESGGQLGHGNDKDVSRPRLVESLVLWNMDYVACGEYHTCAISTAGDLFTWGDGTHNTGLLGHGNDVSHWIPKKVSGPLEGLQVLSIACGTWHSALTTSNGKVYTFGDGTFGVLGHGDRETVACPREVESLSGLRTIKVACGVWHTAAIVEVMGQTGVNVISRKLFTWGDGDKYRLGHGDKEARLVPTCVPSLIDYNFHQLACGHNITIGLTTSGHVFTLGSTSHGQLGNPQSDGRVPCLVQERLVGELVEEIACGAYHVAVLTSRSEVYTWGKGSNGRLGHGDTEDRKTPTLVEALKDRHVKSISCGSNFTACICIHKWISGADQSLCSGCRQAFGFTRKRHNCYNCGLVHCHACSSKKVLKAALAPTPGKPHRVCDSCYSKLKAAEAGTFLIGNKKNVIPRRSIDIREKSDRGDIRPSKFLLSSNTEPLKYVEAKSMKTETKSDPLSILRAPQVPSLLQLKDLSFTSSLSALQTALKPIVTSTPPPPVNSKPTSPYSRKPSPPRTATPVFSKSIIDSLTRTNELQKQDLQKLQAQVKNLKKRCEVQELALQNSEKKAQDESAKFNAAVEVIKSLDSQLMDIAEKLPPEFHDSLGVMHGQAETFLKHSEHVRSNFSSSTMDSSSNFQSHLTNEGIDTRESTSQHSIDNGLKSPPSSRQSTDGEAELVEQFEPGVYITFMQLKNDIKMFKRVRFSKRRFAEQQAEDWWNKNKERVFKKYSYPGQATATLSTSAPNEEEDATPSS
- the LOC103974717 gene encoding PH, RCC1 and FYVE domains-containing protein 1 isoform X3; translation: MADPANYGNPDRDIQQDETTLVWFSHKKERAIKLASVTRIVPGQRTAVFRRYLRPEKDYLSFSLIYNNGERSLDLICKDQGELEVWITGLKALISTGQHQHSRTDSHSDGVFFSDDGDSVSSGRPYGVTLESTLSISRGFSTKFHNRDISASLPRSDVGSDNANMQLRASNGDGVRLSVSSAPSSSSQGSGPDDIESLGDVYVWGEVWSDGVLLDGSTNSICSRTDVLIPRSLESNVVLDVHQIACGVRHAALVTRQGEVFTWGDESGGQLGHGNDKDVSRPRLVESLVLWNMDYVACGEYHTCAISTAGDLFTWGDGTHNTGLLGHGNDVSHWIPKKVSGPLEGLQVLSIACGTWHSALTTSNGKVYTFGDGTFGVLGHGDRETVACPREVESLSGLRTIKVACGVWHTAAIVEVMGQTGVNVISRKLFTWGDGDKYRLGHGDKEARLVPTCVPSLIDYNFHQLACGHNITIGLTTSGHVFTLGSTSHGQLGNPQSDGRVPCLVQERLVGELVEEIACGAYHVAVLTSRSEVYTWGKGSNGRLGHGDTEDRKTPTLVEALKDRHVKSISCGSNFTACICIHKWISGADQSLCSGCRQAFGFTRKRHNCYNCGLVHCHACSSKKVLKAALAPTPGKPHRVCDSCYSKLKAAEAGTFLIGNKKNVIPRRSIDIREKSDRGDIRPSKFLLSSNTEPLKYVEAKSMKTETKSDPLSILRAPQVPSLLQLKDLSFTSSLSALQTALKPIVTSTPPPPVNSKPTSPYSRKPSPPRTATPVFSKSIIDSLTRTNELQKQDLQKLQAQVKNLKKRCEVQELALQNSEKKAQDESAKFNAAVEVIKSLDSQLMDIAEKLPPEFHDSLGVMHGQAETFLKHSEHVRSNFSSSTMDSSSNFQSHLTNEGIDTRYELELSHSAIEGGAQNSSKLVVPDNRESTSQHSIDNGLKSPPSSRQSTDGEAELVEQFEPGVYITFMQLKNDIKMFKRVRFSKRRFAEQQAEDWWNKNKERVFKKYSYPGQATATLSTSAPNEEEDATPSS
- the LOC103974717 gene encoding PH, RCC1 and FYVE domains-containing protein 1 isoform X1, with the translated sequence MADPANYGNPDRDIQQALVALKKGTQLIKYNRKGKPKLCPFRISSDETTLVWFSHKKERAIKLASVTRIVPGQRTAVFRRYLRPEKDYLSFSLIYNNGERSLDLICKDQGELEVWITGLKALISTGQHQHSRTDSHSDGVFFSDDGDSVSSGRPYGVTLESTLSISRGFSTKFHNRDISASLPRSDVGSDNANMQLRASNGDGVRLSVSSAPSSSSQGSGPDDIESLGDVYVWGEVWSDGVLLDGSTNSICSRTDVLIPRSLESNVVLDVHQIACGVRHAALVTRQGEVFTWGDESGGQLGHGNDKDVSRPRLVESLVLWNMDYVACGEYHTCAISTAGDLFTWGDGTHNTGLLGHGNDVSHWIPKKVSGPLEGLQVLSIACGTWHSALTTSNGKVYTFGDGTFGVLGHGDRETVACPREVESLSGLRTIKVACGVWHTAAIVEVMGQTGVNVISRKLFTWGDGDKYRLGHGDKEARLVPTCVPSLIDYNFHQLACGHNITIGLTTSGHVFTLGSTSHGQLGNPQSDGRVPCLVQERLVGELVEEIACGAYHVAVLTSRSEVYTWGKGSNGRLGHGDTEDRKTPTLVEALKDRHVKSISCGSNFTACICIHKWISGADQSLCSGCRQAFGFTRKRHNCYNCGLVHCHACSSKKVLKAALAPTPGKPHRVCDSCYSKLKAAEAGTFLIGNKKNVIPRRSIDIREKSDRGDIRPSKFLLSSNTEPLKYVEAKSMKTETKSDPLSILRAPQVPSLLQLKDLSFTSSLSALQTALKPIVTSTPPPPVNSKPTSPYSRKPSPPRTATPVFSKSIIDSLTRTNELQKQDLQKLQAQVKNLKKRCEVQELALQNSEKKAQDESAKFNAAVEVIKSLDSQLMDIAEKLPPEFHDSLGVMHGQAETFLKHSEHVRSNFSSSTMDSSSNFQSHLTNEGIDTRYELELSHSAIEGGAQNSSKLVVPDNRESTSQHSIDNGLKSPPSSRQSTDGEAELVEQFEPGVYITFMQLKNDIKMFKRVRFSKRRFAEQQAEDWWNKNKERVFKKYSYPGQATATLSTSAPNEEEDATPSS